One window of Populus nigra chromosome 5, ddPopNigr1.1, whole genome shotgun sequence genomic DNA carries:
- the LOC133695181 gene encoding uncharacterized protein LOC133695181, whose translation MEEASNGKNETKIVERQEVIEEVEVADSGDKFLKEVVIDSTAESVKETIDENNSSLEVSNSLKEEAKAKEKTVQVEDSEILEVVEKEVVNLAVGSTESVEEKLAETIEAMVEKYENSDVAEVEVKETKEKVSVPLNETSVFPSVVKDQNDAEVPEVVLNATDGSSLAVTDEVSKGIEENVLQSIDENNVAPPASTEAVSKGIEDEKLAALKENTGESSGNVDNETVESFESTTVVGSSDAFPESTGDPPIISHQQRNLCPSWRNCCGLFEALRRSDR comes from the exons ATGGAGGAAGCTTCAAATGGGAAAAATGAGACCAAAATTGTGGAACGACAGGAAGTTATTGAGGAAGTTGAGGTGGCCGATTCAGGggataaatttttgaaagaagtTGTTATTGATAGTACTGCTGAGTCTGTGAAAGAAACTATTGATGAGAATAATTCGAGTTTAGAGGTCAGCAATAGTTTGAAGGAAGAGGCAAAGGCTAAAGAGAAAACAGTTCAAGTGGAGGATTCAGAGATACTGGAAGTGGTGGAGAAAGAGGTGGTTAATTTAGCTGTTGGGTCGACCGAGTCTGTGGAGGAAAAATTGGCTGAAACTATTGAAGCAATGGTGGAGAAATATGAGAACTCTGATGTGGCTGAAGTAGAAGTGAAAGAAACCAAAGAGAAGGTTTCGGTGCCTTTGAACGAAACTAGTGTCTTTCCTTCAGTTGTCAAGGATCAGAATGATGCGGAAGTACCTGAAGTGGTATTGAATGCAACAGATGGATCATCTCTTGCTGTAACAGATGAAGTGTCCAAGGGAATTGAGGAGAACGTGTTGCAATCTATTGATGAAAACAACGTGGCCCCTCCAGCTTCGACAGAGGCAGTGTCAAAGGGGATCGAGGACGAGAAGCTGGCAGCTTTGAAGGAAAATACTGGGGAATCATCTGGCAATGTTGACAATGAAACAGTGGAAAGTTTTGAATCTACTACTGTAGTTGGAAGCAGCGATGCTTTTCCTGAAAGCACAGGAGATCCG CCTATCATATCCCATCAACAACGTAACCTGTGTCCATCTTGGAGGAACTGCTGTGGCCTTTTTGAAGCTCTGAGGCGATCCGATAGATAA
- the LOC133695179 gene encoding xyloglucan endotransglucosylase protein 1-like — MPFSCPSKLPSMLLFASLLACLLGASMGGNFFQDFDITWGDQRAKILNGGQLLTLSLDKDSGSGFRSKNEYLFGRIDMQIKLVSGNSAGTVTTYYLSSQGPTHDEIDFEFLGNVTGEPYTLHTNVFSQGKGNKEQQFYLWFDPTKAFHTYSIVWNQQRIIFLVDNIPIRVFHNSESIGVPFPTKQPMRIYSSLWNADDWATRGGLVKTDWTQAPFTASYRNFKANACVSSPGSSCTATSPNSLQDSTWQVQALDASGRNRLRWVQQKYMVYNYCTDLKRFPQGIPAECKRSRFL, encoded by the exons ATGCCATTCTCTTGTCCTAGTAAGCTTCCCTCGATGCTTCTGTTCGCTTCCTTACTTGCTTGTCTACTGGGAGCCTCCATGGGAGGCAATTTCTTCCAAGATTTTGACATCACCTGGGGCGATCAACGTGCTAAGATACTAAATGGTGGCCAACTTCTCACACTATCTCTTGACAAGGATTCTGGTTCTGGCTTCCGATCCAAGAATGAGTACTTGTTTGGCCGAATCGACATGCAAATCAAGCTAGTATCGGGCAACTCGGCTGGCACTGTCACCACATACTAT CTATCTTCTCAAGGGCCGACCCACGATGAGATTGACTTCGAGTTTCTAGGCAATGTAACTGGAGAACCATATACTCTCCATACCAATGTGTTCTCCCAAGGGAAAGGCAACAAAGAACAGCAGTTTTATCTCTGGTTTGATCCCACAAAGGCTTTCCACACCTACTCTATTGTGTGGAACCAACAACGAATAAT TTTCTTGGTGGACAACATCCCCATAAGAGTATTCCACAACTCGGAATCAATCGGAGTGCCGTTCCCGACGAAGCAACCCATGAGGATATATTCGAGTCTCTGGAATGCTGATGATTGGGCAACGAGAGGGGGGCTTGTGAAGACTGACTGGACACAAGCTCCTTTCACTGCTTCTTACAGAAATTTCAAAGCCAATGCTTGTGTTTCGTCACCTGGATCATCTTGCACCGCCACCTCCCCCAATTCGTTGCAGGACAGTACCTGGCAAGTTCAAGCTCTTGATGCCTCCGGCCGCAACAGACTTCGATGGGTGCAGCAGAAGTACATGGTTTACAACTACTGCACTGACTTGAAACGATTCCCTCAGGGCATCCCAGCTGAATGCAAGCGATCAAGATTCCTTTGA
- the LOC133694286 gene encoding xyloglucan endotransglucosylase protein 1-like, whose protein sequence is MSFSCSSRLSSMPLFALLIACLVGASKGGNFFQDFDITWGDQRAKILNGGQLLTLSLDKDSGSGFRSKNEYLFGRIDMQIKLVSGNSAGTVTTYYLSSQGPTHDEIDFEFLGNVTGEPYTLHTNVFSQGKGNKEQQFYLWFDPTKAFHTYSIVWNQRRIIFLVDNIPIRVFHNSESIGVPFPTKQPMRIYSSLWNADDWATRGGLVKTDWTQAPFTASYRNFKANACVSSPGSSCTSTSPNSVEDSTWQVQALDASGRNRLRWVQQKYMVYNYCTDLKRFPQGIPAECKRSRFL, encoded by the exons ATGTCTTTCTCTTGTTCGAGTAGACTTTCTTCCATGCCTTTGTTTGCTCTGTTAATTGCTTGTCTAGTGGGAGCCTCCAAGGGTGGCAATTTCTTCCAAGATTTTGACATCACCTGGGGTGATCAACGTGCTAAGATACTAAATGGTGGCCAACTTCTCACACTATCTCTTGACAAGGATTCTGGTTCTGGCTTCCGATCCAAGAATGAGTACTTGTTTGGCCGAATCGACATGCAAATCAAGCTAGTATCGGGCAACTCGGCTGGCACTGTCACCACATACTAT CTATCTTCTCAAGGGCCGACCCACGATGAGATTGACTTCGAGTTTCTAGGCAATGTAACTGGAGAACCATATACTCTCCATACCAATGTGTTCTCCCAAGGGAAAGGCAACAAAGAACAGCAGTTTTATCTCTGGTTTGATCCCACAAAGGCTTTCCACACCTACTCTATTGTGTGGAACCAACGACGAATAAT TTTCTTGGTGGACAACATCCCCATAAGAGTATTCCACAACTCGGAATCAATCGGAGTGCCGTTCCCGACGAAGCAACCCATGAGGATTTATTCGAGTCTCTGGAATGCTGATGATTGGGCAACGAGAGGGGGGCTCGTGAAGACTGACTGGACACAAGCTCCTTTCACTGCTTCTTACAGAAATTTCAAAGCCAATGCTTGTGTTTCGTCACCTGGATCATCTTGCACCTCCACATCCCCGAATTCCGTGGAGGACAGTACCTGGCAAGTTCAAGCTCTTGATGCCTCCGGCCGCAACAGACTTCGATGGGTGCAGCAGAAGTACATGGTTTACAACTACTGCACTGACTTGAAACGATTCCCTCAGGGCATCCCAGCTGAATGCAAGCGATCAAGATTCCTTTGA